The proteins below come from a single Magallana gigas chromosome 10, xbMagGiga1.1, whole genome shotgun sequence genomic window:
- the LOC117683791 gene encoding uncharacterized protein — MDQSSIDNAKKELSKEAPSNIEYLCMRGGQLPEEWADKFDFVIINDVLHDSYEVDEILEEIKRVLKPDGFAAAYDPAVSSYHNKVVNDATAQFFLPFSLFVCLPVSSMGPNEGLGVGWGYERRKQKIEEHGFRVVQVGDKDSETIQESIVFQKNIMVVDSIQGYIHGHYP; from the exons ATGGACCAGTCCTCAATAGATAACGCCAAGAAGGAACTTTCCAAAGAAGCACCAAGCAACATCGAATATCTGTGTATGAGAGGAGGACAACTTCCAGAGGAGTGGGCGGACAAATTTGATTTCGTGATAATCAACGACGTTCTGCATGATTCCTACGAAGTTGACGAAATATTAGAAGAGATCAAAAGGGTGCTTAAACCTGATGGGTTTGCGGCCGCTTACGATCCGGCGGTGTCTTCGTATCACAACAAGGTAGTCAACGATGCAACCGCGCAGTTCTTTTTACCCTTCAGTCTCTTCGTGTGTCTTCCTGTGAGTAGCATGGGTCCTAATGAAGGGCTAGGTGTTGGCTGGGGTTACGAACGCCGAAAACAGAAAATTGAAGAGCATGGTTTTCGCGTTGTGCAGGTCGGAGATAAAGATTCTGAAACTATACAAGAGAGCATTGTCTTTCAGAAAAA CATCATGGTGGTGGACTCTATACAGGGATATATACATGGACATTACCCATAG
- the LOC117683790 gene encoding uncharacterized protein codes for MASSTTNARDLEQIVRDGLSSLVFAFGHKTGIVDAFTEIQQPCTAEELSQKAGKKLRYTQEWLGCMVAAGIVTITDDEKYSLPHDKTQIKTWGHIATAIPILGDIIPKLDKAATLGGPKGFTYQEPYLHWLNGFRSPEALQEWNQELLVPVVNLKSGDEFVILDIGCGFGKHSREVAKLYPRSKIYAIDMEQVSIDNAKKELAEDGLENIEYLCMRGGQLPEEWADKFDFVIINDVLHDSYEVDEILEGVKKVLKPDGFAAAFDPAVSSHHKKIFKDATAQFYLPYSLFSCLPVSSMGPNEGLGIGWGYERRKQKIEEHGFRVVQVGEKDVNTIQEGIVFQK; via the exons ATGGCATCTTCTACAACGAACGCTCGAGATTTAGAACAGATTGTAAGGGATGGACTTAGCTCACTAGTCTTTGCGTTTGGTCACAAAACTGGTATAGTGGACGCCTTTACTGAAATTCAGCAGCCGTGTACCGCAGAAGAATTGAGCCAAAAAGCTGGAAAGAAATTGAG ATATACACAAGAATGGCTGGGTTGTATGGTTGCTGCCGGAATTGTAACAATCACAGACGACGAAAAATATTCACTTCCTCATGACAAAACTCAAATAAAAACCTGGGGCCACATTGCAACTGCGATTCCTATTCTGGGCGATATTATTCCAAAACTTGACAAGGCAGCTACACTGGGTGGACCCAAAg gatttaccTACCAGGAACCGTATCTGCATTGGCTTAACGGGTTCCGATCACCAGAAGCTCTTCAGGAATGGAACCAAGAGCTTCTTGTTCCTGTGGTGAACCTTAAATCTG GGGACGAGTTTGTGATACTAGACATAGGATGTGGGTTTGGGAAGCATTCCCGAGAAGTGGCAAAGCTATATCCGCGCTCTAAAATATATGCAATTGACATGGAACAAGTGTCTATTGATAACGCTAAAAAGGAACTTGCCGAAGATGGGCTTGAAAACATTGAATATCTATGTATGAGAGGAGGACAACTTCCAGAAGAATGGGCGGACAAATTTGATTTCGTCATAATCAACGACGTTTTGCATGATTCCTACGAAGTTGATGAGATATTGGAAGGAGTAAAGAAAGTGCTTAAACCTGACGGATTTGCGGCCGCTTTCGACCCCGCGGTGTCGTCACATCACAAAAAGATATTCAAGGACGCAACCGCACAATTCTATTTACCCTATAGCTTATTTTCATGTCTTCCAGTGAGTAGCATGGGTCCTAATGAAGGGCTTGGGATTGGTTGGGGTTACGAACGCCGAAAACAAAAGATCGAGGAACATGGTTTCCGGGTTGTCCAGGTCGGGGAAAAAGATGTCAATACCATACAAGAGGGCATCGTATTCCAGAAGTAg
- the LOC105326449 gene encoding S-adenosylmethionine-dependent methyltransferase Rv2258c-like, whose product MASSTTNARDLEQIVRDGLSTLVFAFGFKTGIVDAFTEIQQPCTAKELSEKAGKKLRYTQEWLGCMVAAGIVTITDDENYSLPHDKTQLKIWGHNAAAIPILSEMIPKLEEATKLDGPKGYGYYEPVLHWIDVYRSSEALQDWNQRLLLPVIGIVKGNAFAILDIGCGFGKHSREVAKLYPCSKITAIDMDQFSIDNAKKELTKSGLKNIEYICLKGGQLPDEWANKFDFVIINDVLHDSYEVDEILEGIKRVLKPDGFAAAYDPAVSSYHKKVINDATAQYFLPFSLFQCLPVSSMGPNEGLGIGWGYERRKQKIKEHGFRVVQVGDKDIDAIQEGIVFQNV is encoded by the exons ATGGCATCTTCAACAACGAACGCTCGAGATTTAGAACAGATTGTTAGGGATGGACTTAGCACCCTGGTTTTTGCATTTGGTTTCAAAACTGGTATCGTGGATGCTTTTACTGAAATTCAGCAACCGTGTACAGCAAAGGAATTGAGCGAAAAAGctggaaaaaaattaag ATACACACAAGAATGGCTAGGATGTATGGTTGCAGCAGGGATTGTAACAATCACAGACGATGAAAATTATTCACTTCCTCATGACAAAACTCAACTTAAAATCTGGGGCCACAATGCAGCTGCTATTCCAATTCTCAGCGAGATGATTCCAAAACTTGAGGAAGCAACAAAACTCGATGGACCAAAAG GCTATGGATATTACGAACCAGTTCTGCATTGGATCGACGTGTATCGTTCATCAGAGGCTTTACAGGATTGGAACCAACGGCTTCTTCTTCCAGTAATAGGTATTGTGAA AGGAAACGCATTTGCAATATTAGACATAGGATGTGGGTTTGGGAAGCATTCCAGAGAAGTGGCAAAGCTATATCCATGCTCTAAAATAACCGCAATAGACATGGACCAGTTCTCCATCGATAACGCCAAAAAGGAACTCACCAAAAGTGGGCTAAAGAACATCGAATACATATGTTTGAAAGGAGGGCAACTTCCAGACGAGTGGGCAAACAAATTTGATTTCGTGATAATCAACGATGTTTTGCATGATTCCTACGAAGTTGATGAGATACTGGAAGGAATCAAGAGGGTGCTTAAACCTGATGGATTTGCGGCCGCTTACGACCCCGCGGTGTCGTCGTATCACAAAAAGGTTATCAACGACGCAACGGCGCAGTATTTTTTACCGTTTAGCTTATTTCAGTGTCTCCCAGTGAGTAGCATGGGTCCTAATGAAGGACTTGGGATAGGTTGGGGTTACGAACGCCGAAAACAGAAGATCAAAGAACATGGTTTTCGAGTTGTGCAGGTCGGAGATAAAGATATTGATGCCATACAAGAGGGCATTGTATTCcaaaatgtgtaa
- the LOC105326445 gene encoding uncharacterized protein LOC105326445 (The RefSeq protein has 7 substitutions compared to this genomic sequence) — translation MASSTNARDLGPIVRDGLGILVFGFGHRTGIVDAFSKLKQPCTAEELSQKAGKKLRYIQEWLGCMVAARIVTITDDDKYTLPHDDAQLRIWGQTAAAIPILSEIIPKLEEATSLDGPKGFGYHEPFLQWLDVFRSPEALQEWNQRFLVPAMNLKKGDEFMILDIGCGFGKHSREVAKLYPRSKITAIDMDQFSIDNAKKELTKSGLKNIEYLCMKGGQLPEKWANKFDFVIINDVLHDSYEVDEILKGIKRAIKRDGFAAAYDPAVSSYHKKVINVATAQYFLPFSLFVCLPVSSMGPSEGLGVGWGYERRKQKIEEHGFRVVQVGDKDIETIQESIVFQKM, via the exons ATGGCATCTTCAACCAACGCTCGGGACTTGGGGCAGATTGTAAGAGATGGACTTGGTACCCTGGTCTTTGGGTTTGGTCACAGAACTGGTATACTGGACGCCTTTTCTAAACTTAAACAGCCTTGCACTGCCGAGGAATTGAGCCAAAAGGctggaaaaaaattaag GTACATACAAGAATGGCTGGGTTGTATGGTTGCTGCCAGAATAGTAACAATCACAGACGATGACAAATATACACTTCCTCATGACGACGCTCAGCTGAGAATATGGGGCACAACTGCAGCTGCTATTCCGATTCTCAGCGAGATAATACCAAAACTTGAGGAAGCAACATCACTTGATGGACCAAAAG GATTTGGATATCACGAACCTTTTCTGCAATGGCTTGATGTGTTTCGTTCACCAGAAGCCTTACAGGAATGGAACCAACGGTTTCTTGTTCCAGCAATGAACCTGAAAAAAG GAGATGAGTTTATGATACTTGACATAGGATGTGGGTTTGGAAAGCATTCCAGAGAAGTAGCAAAGCTATATCCACGCTCTAAAATAACCGCAATAGACATGGACCAGTTCTCTATTGATAATGCCAAAAAGGAACTAACCAAAAGTGGGCTACAGAACATAGAATACATATGTATGAAAGGAGGGCAACTTCCAGAGAAGTGGGCAAACAAATTTGATTTCGTCATAATCAACGATGTTCTGCATGATTCCTACGAAGTTGACGAAATACTAAAAGGAATCAAAAGGGTTATTAAACGTGATGGCTTTGCGGCTGCTTACGATCCAGCGGTGTCTTCGTATCACAAAAAGGTTATCAACGTCGCAACGGCGCAGTATTTTTTACCCTTTAGTCTCTTCGTGTGTCTTCCTGTGAGTAGCATGGGTCCTAGTGAAGGACTTGGCGTTGGTTGGGGCTACGAACGCCGAAAACAGAAGATCGAAGAACATGGTTTTCGAGTTGTGCAGGTCGGAGATAAAGATATTGAGACAATACAAGAGAGCATTGTATTCcagaaaatgtaa